One genomic region from Cryptococcus neoformans var. grubii H99 chromosome 10, complete sequence encodes:
- a CDS encoding histone H3: MARTKQTARKSTGGKAPRKQLATKAARKQAPSQVSGGVKKPHRYRPGTVALREIRRYQKSTELLIRKLPFQRLVREIAQDFKTDLRFQSSAIGALQEASEAYLVSLFEDTNLAAIHAKRVTIQPKDLQLARRLRGERS, encoded by the exons ATGG CCCGAACAAAG CAAACCGCTCGAAAGTCCACCGGTGGCAAGGCCCCCAGGAAGCAGC TCGCTACCAAGGCCGCCCGAAAGCAGGCCCCTTCCCAGGTTTCTGGTGGTGTCAAGAAACCTCATAGGTACAGGCCCGGTACCGTCGCTCTCCGAGAAATTCGACGATACCAGAA GTCTACAGAGCTTTTGATCAGGAAGTTGCCTTTCCAGCGACTCGTTCGTGAAATTGCTCAGGACTTCAAGACCGATTTGCGTTTCCAGTCCTCTGCCATTGGCGCCCTTCAGGAAGCTTCTGAGGCTTACCTCGTCTCTCTCTTCGAGGACA CCAACTTGGCCGCTATCCACGCCAAGCGAGTCACTATCCAGCCCAAGGATCTTCAGCTCGCCCGTCGTCTCCGAGGCGAGAGGTCTTAA